TCTGGTTTAGGCTGTTCGTCAGTTTCAACTTCCTTAAGtacttcctcttcctcctcttctatCACATGCTTTTGAGAATTCGTGACAGTATTTATTACTGGCTCTACGGTGACAGGCTCATCGTCgaacttgatttttttATTCAGTTTGACTCCTGCTTCAATTTTACCTGTGTCAGCAGTAGCACCTTCAAATCCCGCTTTACGGGGCTTTTCCCCAAAAGTTGGAGCATCCAGCAAAGGAGGTAAACCTCTTAGTTCTCGTTgtaatcttttcaattgagAGATTTTGGCTGCATTATTGTTAGTTGCAGTAGCAGTAGTTCCATCGTTAAGAGCCATAAAGTTAAGCTCTTGAGCCGTTTCTTCATCCGCTTTGGCAATAAACTCGTCAAGCAGCTCTTGTacattttcagtttccaGGGGCTGTTGTCCTGTAACGTTTATGGATACTGGATGTGAGACAGCCATATTTCGGCCTATAGATTGTAGACTCATGGGGCACTGATTCAGTTCGATCTGAAAATTTTATAGTTTGAGGCGATGAGGTTCTCCTCCAAGAGAACTTCCCACTATAATTGAATCGCTCCGTCTAAAGTTTCTCCCCTAAACTTACCTTCGCGACAAAGCATAGTACGAAAAACTACCAACGAACTCAGCAAAAAAGTGGTTCGTAACTACTCAGTCTtattcttccaagttgTCCTTCACcatctcttttcttccagCTGAAAATGCTTCGAGTGGTTAATCAAAAGATGGCTTCAAATGTTGCTTCCGGAATGTACCGTGCTAATGGAAATATGTTCAGAACACTGGGCCAAATTATGCAACGGCCCCAATTGGCCAACCCTACCAATATACAATCACAGTCCcttgttcaagaagtttCTCCACTATCTTTTATCAATAACTTTGTCGGCTCATTTTCACAAAGACGATGGGGTACTAGAGGTGGAAACAGAGGAAACACATACCAACCTTCCACattaaaaagaaagagaagattaGGATTTTTAGCTAGAATGAGATCCATAAGCGGACGAAAGGTGATTCGCAGGAGACAGCTAAAGGGAAGATGGTACCTATCCCACTGAATCATTTGTCCGTCGCCCATCTGATGTGTATATAGTTTAAATGTAGAATCGAATACTGAAATCCTTTTATTGATTGCTTATATAAGCAGACATATTTTTTCACTCGACCATTTGTAGTaggaaaaatttgaagaaactcACTCCTCCACGTCCAACCTTGCAACAGCCATGTCATTAGCCAGAAGTATACCAGGGCGTGGTTTTGTTGCAGTAAGCAGCTACTGTAGGCTATTTTCTACTACGGGTCTTGCTTATgctccaaagaagcaagCTTCACAAGATaactccaagaagaaagaggcAAAGAGAATGGCCTTACTTCGTTTACAAGCAAAACAACCAGCCAACAAGTCTCCATTATACATGACAATCCCGGAAGCTCTAAGATATCTGAGGGCAGCAGAGGTAGGATTTCCTATCAATGAAGCTGTAATTTCCATATGTTCAGTCATTGTGAACGATAAAGGTGCTCCACCCATAAATGGTTCAGTAAAACTTCCTCgtcctttgaaagagacCAAATTAGCAGTATTCTCTGACGATCCAGCATTGCAGGAGGAAGCCACTAAATTTGGAGCTTCTTTGGTTGGAGGAAGTGAACTGATTGAAGACATCAAGAATGGGAAGGTCCAGTTGGATTTTGATAAAGCTTTTGCTACCCCCGACATTGTGCCATCTCTTAATCAAATTGCCCGTATTTTAGGTCCTAGAGGCTTGATGCCGAATGCTAAAAGAGGAACGGTAATCACAGATGTGCAGAAGGCTGTTGTTGAATCCCATGGTAGCTTGCCATTCAGGCAGCGCAACAACTTACTCAGTCTTCCTGTTGCTCGTACGAACTTCACAGACGAAGAGACTCTTGAGAATATCATTGAGGCCAATGCTGCTATCAAGGAGAGCATTTCCAGAATTAGAACCAAGAAACCtattctttttggagaaaccACCATTACATCTACCCACGGTCCTGGAATAGTAATTGACTTTTAGACATGTATATATGATAACTAAGATAAGATAAAGTGAACTAATTGGGAGCTTAGAGGAGTCGCTTACACTCAGTGATACCTTGAAATAACACTTGAAATATCCTTACCTAATACACTTGGTTCCCAGGAAATTCGCTTACAATCGAAACTCTCATCTCTTCAACCAAACAGCATACATGTCTGAATCCAAATCAGAGATTCTACCCCCTGAGCCGGAGGAGGAGAGATCGCTGAGAACTCTTATCTTTATTTCGGTTTTCTCAGTCATTGTGTTACTAGGCGTGCCTCTTTGGTTCCTCACTACATCGTTATACAGAGCGGAACTTCCAGTGGAAGAGATCAACAATCTGTCCTCTACTCTCAAATCACAAATTCACTATGATATCCCCTTTTATATCGAACTACCGAAACCTATGCGATATTTGGTTTTGGAGACACAGGAGTTACTTGATTCAAAGTTGGCACAATTGTCCAGCGAGCATCCATTTGACGTGGATTATCAcgtttctttgatttcaggGCCCAAGAAGAGTGATTTAGATTATCAAATTGAACTGGTCAACTCAGAAGATCCTAATGGCGAAGGGCTGTTTATTTCCCCCTATGAGAGGAGAATTGTAATAAGAAATAGTGAGAATGTTGTTGTCAATAAGTTGGTACCAGATTTCATTTCAAGAGTCATTCTAGATGAGGTACTCAAGTATGAGATCTCCGTTCATCAAGGGTTGCTAACCACTAATTCTGGCTTTGAAATTCCATTCAAAGATAAACTGAAGCTTACCTTCAACTTATTCAAGGGCGACGGACTGCCGATTGATTGGGATACTTCCAgtcttgaaagatattTGGATGGTGCCCTGGAAAACTTTCGTACTTATCTGGACTTGCGAGTGGAAACTCAGGTGATCTattttgcttctttgaacattAACAAGGATAACTTAATAATAGAAGATGGTCAGTATTTGTTAACTGAGAGAAATTTATCAAGTTTTATCAATTATTCCGATTGGGGATTGGAAGATTCAACCACCACGGATCCAACGTTGAACTTTATCATTTACATTCCATCTGAAGATACCAGACCGTTGAAAGTTCAAAATTCCGAGCACAACTCTTTTTTGATAGCCCAATACGGGGGAGTTCTTATTCTAAACGATATAGTGGATAACCAACTCTCTGAAACCGACTTGATGCCTATATTGGACATATTTACTTCTCAACTATACAAGCTGATCGGGGTACCTGAGCACATAGAATCGTTAACACCCAAATCTCCTCAGATACGTGTAGATATCATGATgagattgaaaattatAGAGAACTTGCAGTTGGCAGTCGACAACTTGAAATCGCTGATCACTTTGTCCAAGAGGTTATCCACAATCAATATTCCAGATTTCACCATAGAGCATGTCAATTCTGCTATAGAAAACATCAATCAATCTATTGACAAGCTTAATTCTCGTGAATTTGTTGATAGTCTAAAGCTATCTAACGAAGCCATCGAAGAATCAGACAGAGCATTTTTTAGTGAGAACATGGTTCAGCAGGCGTACTTCCCAGATGAGCACAAAATGGCTGTTTATTTGCCATTGATTGGTCCAATCGTTATGATTACTTGCTTAATGTTCTTGAGAGTCATGAAGAAGTAAAATTGAATACATTCCCATtcacattttcaacttaagttctctttttctttgctttcaGTTTGTTAGTCACATTGAACCAAGCTGGACTCAAACCCTTTGCTGCCAACAACTCTTGAACGATCTTTTCATGAGGTCCTTGTACAGTAACCTCGGTCGACTTACTTTGGATATTTTCCCCTATGGTGGTAGAGCCGGAACATTTGACTCTTAATTCATTGGCAAGTTCCTGCGCCTTTATGTGATAGACCTCAAAATTGGATATTCTTGTGACGACTTTCCTGCCAATCCTCATCTCTGTCACGATTTCCACTTTTGGAACATTCCCTTTTTTAATCTTGATTGATTCTacttcttcatctggaGTGTTAATTGGAATTATCTTATGGTTAATAGTAAAACCTTTAAGGAACTCAGAAAATATTTTGTCTCGTGCAATAGTTCTTCCCTCTTTCAGTTTGACAATTTCCTGAAGAGGAGGGTTTAAAAATATCTTATTCTTCTCTCGCACTAGATCTTTGCTTCGAATATACTCATTTAAAatgttcttcaattcttgcTGCGAGTATAAAACATTGGTCACTTTATCATTGTCATTAAAGAAACTTCTAGTGCAACTATTGGGTTTATAGTAAAACAGAATGGTAAGCTTATCTTTGGAAGGTTTGTTCTGACTCTGCTTAGACGAGTTGACACTTTTAACCGTATATGGCACAAACTTCCTGACTTTTTCATTGTCAGAACTTGCTACGGAAATAATTGTTAGATCTTCCCCTTTACCCTTTAGATCTAACAGCTTTAGTTTTTGCATGGCTTTCAAATACTTACTAgtttttttccaagaagtcTTCTTCATAGTAACCAGGCTGGAGTCTATAGGGGGCATATTTTTGAGGATATGGTTCATGAAATTAGATGCAGAAATTGGAAGTGAGATTTTGTCTTGAGTGATGGTCTGAAGCaaagctctttcaaaaaacATATCGACATCTTCCACTGTTAGCTCCGTCAAAACTTCCGCCAATTCATTAGAATCGGATGCCTCATGCTCGATGGTTTCGTCTTGAACCTCACTATTGAGGGCTTCTGCATTATTGTGCAAgccatcttcttctactGGTTGTTCCGAAGTCACatcttgaaactgaaggatAGTCTCTAAGgcttcctcttctttgggAGGTTTAAGCGTGATTTTTGCCAATTGACACAAATGGTCTTCGAAATGGTGGTAAACTCTTACGGCAACACCAGATTTACCAACAGTTTCCTCCACATCACTTAAACCTAGCAAACACTCCCCCACGGCATATACAACATTTGGCTGTTTATAACTAGCAACTCCGACAATACTCCCCTTAACACACCTAGAGTCAAAAGGAGGAATGCAGCCTGGCAACATTAAGTCTGCTCCATTGATCAGTTTCCCGATAACCATGTCGTTCGTTAGAACTATTGGGATGAGGGAAGGGTACCTCCACAGCGTCATTATGGAAGGCAGAACATTGGAATCTTTCGTTTTAAACCACGTTGGAGTACTCTCTGCATCTGTGTAGATAGTTCCCGAAATCTTAAGCGGTGACTTGAAGTTGCCCTGTTTGGAGTCACTGGGGAAAAGATAGTCAATCGGCACATTAGAAACTTTGTAATCTTCCACAACCTTTGCGAATAGCTTCTTTCGGTCTGAATTCTTTAGATTAGACAGTGGTTTCAAATCTGGGTCCTTTTTGAACATCCTTCAGGATTGTCAGCAACCAGTAGTTGTGATAATTTATAGTTAAGtggagatgatgaaaagATGAGGTATCTGATTATATAATCTTTTCCCCATCGGACGGTAGCGTAAACGCGATCTGTTCATGGATCTGGAACCTTGTCCCGTCCAAAAGCTGAAAGGAAATCATGGAAGAGATATATCAGAAGCCATTGCCACTGAGCGCCCCTGAAGAAAACTACCAATGGTGTCCCACCATTTATCTTATCTCAGGAATATCAGCAAACCGCCTGCAATTGAGTGTTTTTCGTGTGAATTCCCAAAAAGTCTGGTCAGTGAGCTTGAAGAGTGAAATTATCTGTCAATGTTGGCGACCGGATGGCAAGATCATTGCAGTCAGTTTAAAAGATGGTTCAATAAGACTTTATGATGGAAATATGGGAACGCTAATGTATGTCATTGAGTCTGCAAATAACACAGGCGGGCCAACTGCCTCATTTTTGAGTTGGCCTAATGTCAAACAGATAAAGTCCCAAAGTTCCGAAGACTCGGAACCAactcttcaagaaaaattggagaagTTTTTTGACTTTAACCTGGCAAAAGGGTTGCCAAAATTAACCCCATTGAATAACACAGACACCGTCTTCATGAATAAATCGTTacaagatgaagataagTACTTAACGCAAGATAACACACTGAATTATTTGTTGACCAATTACAATAACGTCATCTCCCTTAGTCTATTAGggttctttcaaattgcAAGCTTGGTCAAGTTTGACTCCAATGACGTTATCCTGCATCATTTCGAATCGGATGACCTTTCAACTCTCTACTTCTTATACAATAGAGATGGGAGTACCCTGCTCAAGCAGATTagtttgaactttttgaagcaaaGAGATATTGTTAATTTGGGACTGAGCTACAGCAAGATCAACTCGTTGATCGAATATGTTAATCAAGTATTAAAGCAATTGCATCATGAAACTAAGCCATACCTAGATTTTAACCATAAGTTATtagatcttttgaaagaagaaattatCTCTTCGGAAGGCGACGAAACTGGTATTTCCTTGTTGTACGGTTTGTTATTGACAGGAATTATGCATCCCTGTCTGAAAACTTGGATTACTGATTATTTAGGAGACAAAAACATCAGAAGGTGGATCAAACTGGCAGTAAATTGTTACGAAGGGAATAAGAAGTCTCTCTTCAGTCATCTGCTACCATGTCTAGAAAGAATAATTGTTATGCTAGACGAATTAAAGGGATCAACAACCCCACTGACGAAAcaacagcttcaaaagTTACTTTCTGGCTGCACGGATCTACTACAGAAGACTTATCTATTCATATGGAAGATCAATCATGAGCAAAGACTATTTAAGTATTTCATCGAATGGTTAGATTACGTCCTGCTAGAATATACGACTGATGATACACCAGATATGGAAATTAAAACCAAGGAGGTGACTGAATTTCTTACAAACCATTTAACAAGTTCCGTCATGCATGCATTTTTGGATGACTTGTCTTCGCTTCAAAATACCATCAGGATAGACATGAACACAATTACGGCtagttttgttgaagaacttAAAGTAAAAACAGACTCCAAAGACTTCCCTCTAAGCATCACGttaccttcttcaacattgtATTCTACTAATGATTCTGAAACGCACAATAATCTGAAAACTATCGTCTTAACAAACACCCCAGACGCACTGGAATTGATTTCCATTAATTTGATCACTGCCGATGTGCAACATCGTCATTTTTCGTTTCCTATGTCCGTTATATCTTACATGCATTACTCTGAAAACTCAACTTTCATATTGGCATCCGATGGCCAAGCTACtgagttcttgaaattaACCTCAATTGAAAGCAGCCCTATTCAACTGAGCAGATTTAGCGGGGACGAATTTATTCCAACATCATTCAAGATGACGCACAAAAATGAAGCAGGGTTCCTGATAGACTCAAATCGCAAGAAGTATCTATATTTCAAGCTAAAATGAGCCATACAATCAAATCACATTATCTGCAGGGCGGTTACAAAACCTTGATCTTATGAACTGGCCTTCCTCGTCGAGAGCATATTTATTTCTCACCCAGACTTGTATTTTCCTTTTAATTTTTGCATCTATGTCCATGTCTATAGACTTGTCCAAATAGTCGAGATCATCAATAGCTACTGGCTCCACGTTCAACATGAACCGCCTTAATTCTTGcaatttctttctctttttaaCATTTTGTCGTTTAAGTGCGATTGGAAGTCCGAAAACAGTTCCAGGAAACTCTATTTTCATGGAGGGAGGGTTGGTACGTTTGTAATAGAGtttgtctttgaacaacGGAGACTGCGTGAAAAGAGACAATTTCCTGACATTTTGGTTTGTTTCTTCGTCAAATGCGACTTGGAGATCTTCAATTCCATTCTCCTTATAAAATGCTTGCAATAGAGATCCATCAAGCAAATTTTTGCAATTCGTGGACTCTTGGTCAGAGGAGTTATACAGGTCTTTGAAACTCTCCAATATGGAAACCGGCGGACTATTATGCTGTTTATCGAAATAAGCATCGTATTCACGGAGCGTTTCTTTGTCGTCAATGTCCTTAAAGTCCTTATAAATGCGAtgttcaattttgaaaagggagTTGATATAGAGCCGTTGCAATGGTTCATCTGTGGCATACATGAATTGTCTCCACCACCGAGGGCATCTCTCAGCTATAGGCCGATTTTGAAAGTATGCTATGCTATATATATCATTGAACAGCTCCTGGGGTATGTGCTTTGTCTCGTTCATCTGAGACAATTGGGCATTGTAGTAGGTCAAAGCTTTTTGAAGGTACTCT
This is a stretch of genomic DNA from Komagataella phaffii GS115 chromosome 3, complete sequence. It encodes these proteins:
- a CDS encoding mitochondrial 54S ribosomal protein MRPL1, translating into MSLARSIPGRGFVAVSSYCRLFSTTGLAYAPKKQASQDNSKKKEAKRMALLRLQAKQPANKSPLYMTIPEALRYLRAAEVGFPINEAVISICSVIVNDKGAPPINGSVKLPRPLKETKLAVFSDDPALQEEATKFGASLVGGSELIEDIKNGKVQLDFDKAFATPDIVPSLNQIARILGPRGLMPNAKRGTVITDVQKAVVESHGSLPFRQRNNLLSLPVARTNFTDEETLENIIEANAAIKESISRIRTKKPILFGETTITSTHGPGIVIDF
- a CDS encoding Transmembrane protein subunit of the glycosylphosphatidylinositol transamidase complex, which codes for MSESKSEILPPEPEEERSLRTLIFISVFSVIVLLGVPLWFLTTSLYRAELPVEEINNLSSTLKSQIHYDIPFYIELPKPMRYLVLETQELLDSKLAQLSSEHPFDVDYHVSLISGPKKSDLDYQIELVNSEDPNGEGLFISPYERRIVIRNSENVVVNKLVPDFISRVILDEVLKYEISVHQGLLTTNSGFEIPFKDKLKLTFNLFKGDGLPIDWDTSSLERYLDGALENFRTYLDLRVETQVIYFASLNINKDNLIIEDGQYLLTERNLSSFINYSDWGLEDSTTTDPTLNFIIYIPSEDTRPLKVQNSEHNSFLIAQYGGVLILNDIVDNQLSETDLMPILDIFTSQLYKLIGVPEHIESLTPKSPQIRVDIMMRLKIIENLQLAVDNLKSLITLSKRLSTINIPDFTIEHVNSAIENINQSIDKLNSREFVDSLKLSNEAIEESDRAFFSENMVQQAYFPDEHKMAVYLPLIGPIVMITCLMFLRVMKK